From a single Vicia villosa cultivar HV-30 ecotype Madison, WI unplaced genomic scaffold, Vvil1.0 ctg.000696F_1_1, whole genome shotgun sequence genomic region:
- the LOC131630553 gene encoding uncharacterized protein LOC131630553 isoform X1, with product MDARRGSRAVVDPKIRMVGFFAPPAPVQFEFSPSANSLSPVMIPPPLHSSENLELCSQPSVVSSPSCDEAIAVSRSQNSCSEEMFPASMSLSPSPVASTVPRGGLDSKTVKSGSGIPMCNLTTVSVVNADSFAIDEREKPIKGGGSAVEVKDEAVNSKQKKDKSSKAERRALQEAQRAEKAAAKAEGNTASRTATSANVKSAKAAKPPHKAVNTSAAASEKKGGDRPSEKDRKKDVPHPRLQYDDKSRVEKAKRRAVVNQTESRNRVELFRHLPQYEHGSQLPDLEAKFFQLGPVHPSVYKVGLQYLSGDISGGNARCIAMLQAFQDAIKDYTVPLGKTLVRDLTAKISSYVSFLIECRPLSVSMGNAIRFLKSRISQLPRTQSESESKTSLQSDIERFIYEKIILADKMIVKHAVTKIRDGDVLLTYGSSSAVEMILLHAHKLGKQFRVVVVDSRPSHRGKLLLRRLVEEGLNCTYTHINAVSYIMHEVTRVFLGASSVLSNGTVYSGVGTACVAMIAHEFHVPVIVCCEAFKFHERVQLDSICSNELGDPDLVSKVSGRRDINHLDAWANTENLQLLNLIYDATPSDYVSMIVTDYGMIPPTSVPVVVREYNREHVWI from the exons ATGGACGCGCGTCGGGGCTCACGCGCCGTCGTAGACCCTAAAATTCGCATGGTCGGTTTCTTCGCTCCTCCCGCTCCGGTTCAATTCGAGTTCTCTCCTTCCGCCAATTCTCTCTCTCCGGTCATGATCCCTCCGCCACTTCATTCATCGGAAAATCTCGAACTCTGTTCTCAACCTTCCGTCGTCTCTTCTCCTTCCTGCGATGAAGCTATTGCCGTCTCCAGGAGCCAGAATAGCTGCTCCGAAGAGATGTTTCCTGCTTCGATGTCTCTCTCTCCGTCTCCGGTGGCTTCTACCGTACCTCGTGGTGGATTGGATTCGAAGACTGTGAAGAGCGGTAGCGGAATTCCGATGTGTAATTTGACTACGGTTTCTGTGGTCAATGCTGATTCGTTTGCGATTGACG AAAGAGAGAAGCCGATCAAAGGAGGAGGATCTGCAGTGGAAGTTAAAGACGAAGCTGTGAATTCAAAACAGAAGAAAGATAAGTCCTCAAAAGCTGAAAGACGTGCTCTTCAAGAAGCTCAGCGAGCAGAAAAAGCTGCTGCAAAAG CTGAAGGAAATACGGCATCTAGAACTGCAACTTCAGCGAATGTAAAATCAGCTAAAGCTGCAAAGCCCCCACACAAAGCTGTTAATACGTCTGCTGCAGCTTCTGAGAAAAAGGGTGGTGATCGGCCATCAGAGAAGGATAGGAAAAAAGATGTTCCTCACCCACGCCTGCAATATGATGATAAGAGCAGAGTGGAGAAAGCTAAACGCCGTGCTGTGGTAAACCAAACTGAATCCAGGAACAGAGTTGAACTGTTTAGACATTTGCCACAGTATGAACATGGGAGTCAGCTTCCTGATCTTGAGGCAAAGTTTTTCCAGCTTGGTCCTGTGCATCCATCAGTTTATAAG GTGGGTTTGCAGTATCTTTCTGGAGATATATCTGGTGGCAATGCTCGTTGTATTGCTATGCTTCAAGCATTCCAGGATGCCATCAAAGACTACACAGTTCCACTTGGGAAGACTCTAGTGAGAGACTTGACAGCAAAAATTAGTAGCTATGTTTCATTCCTTATTGAGTGTCGACCTCTTTCAGTCAGTATGGGAAATGCAATTAGATTTCTCAAAAGTCGAATTTCACAGCTACCTCGAACACAGTCTGAGTCAGAATCAAAAACTTCTCTTCAATCAGATATTGAGCGTTTTATATATGAGAAGATTATACTTGCTGACAAGATGATAGTAAAGCATGCTGTCACAAAAATAAGAGATGGTGATGTTCTTCTTACTTATGGTTCATCGTCAGCAGTTGAAATGATACTGTTACATGCACATAAATTAGGGAAACAGTTTCGAGTTGTAGTAGTAGACTCTCGTCCAAGTCATAGAGGGAAACTTCTGCTTCGTAGACTAGTGGAGGAAGGTCTTAATTGTACATACACTCATATCAATGCTGTTTCCTACATAATGCATGAGGTTACTCGAGTTTTTCTAGGCGCTTCATCAGTGTTGTCTAATGGAACAGTTTATTCAGGAGTTGGAACTGCATGTGTTGCAATGATCGCTCATGAATTCCATGTCCCTGTTATAGTTTGTTGTGAAGCTTTTAAATTTCATGAAAGGGTACAACTTGACTCAATATGCTCAAATGAACTTG GTGATCCAGATCTCGTTTCAAAGGTTTCGGGTAGACGGGATATTAACCACTTGGATGCTTGGGCCAATACTGAAAATCTGCAACTTCTAAATCTGAT CTATGATGCCACACCTTCAGATTATGTTTCAATGATTGTCACAGATTATGGCATG ATCCCCCCAACAAGTGTTCCTGTCGTTGTAAGGGAATATAACAGAGAACATGTGTGGATATAA
- the LOC131630553 gene encoding uncharacterized protein LOC131630553 isoform X2, translated as MVGLQYLSGDISGGNARCIAMLQAFQDAIKDYTVPLGKTLVRDLTAKISSYVSFLIECRPLSVSMGNAIRFLKSRISQLPRTQSESESKTSLQSDIERFIYEKIILADKMIVKHAVTKIRDGDVLLTYGSSSAVEMILLHAHKLGKQFRVVVVDSRPSHRGKLLLRRLVEEGLNCTYTHINAVSYIMHEVTRVFLGASSVLSNGTVYSGVGTACVAMIAHEFHVPVIVCCEAFKFHERVQLDSICSNELGDPDLVSKVSGRRDINHLDAWANTENLQLLNLIYDATPSDYVSMIVTDYGMIPPTSVPVVVREYNREHVWI; from the exons ATG GTGGGTTTGCAGTATCTTTCTGGAGATATATCTGGTGGCAATGCTCGTTGTATTGCTATGCTTCAAGCATTCCAGGATGCCATCAAAGACTACACAGTTCCACTTGGGAAGACTCTAGTGAGAGACTTGACAGCAAAAATTAGTAGCTATGTTTCATTCCTTATTGAGTGTCGACCTCTTTCAGTCAGTATGGGAAATGCAATTAGATTTCTCAAAAGTCGAATTTCACAGCTACCTCGAACACAGTCTGAGTCAGAATCAAAAACTTCTCTTCAATCAGATATTGAGCGTTTTATATATGAGAAGATTATACTTGCTGACAAGATGATAGTAAAGCATGCTGTCACAAAAATAAGAGATGGTGATGTTCTTCTTACTTATGGTTCATCGTCAGCAGTTGAAATGATACTGTTACATGCACATAAATTAGGGAAACAGTTTCGAGTTGTAGTAGTAGACTCTCGTCCAAGTCATAGAGGGAAACTTCTGCTTCGTAGACTAGTGGAGGAAGGTCTTAATTGTACATACACTCATATCAATGCTGTTTCCTACATAATGCATGAGGTTACTCGAGTTTTTCTAGGCGCTTCATCAGTGTTGTCTAATGGAACAGTTTATTCAGGAGTTGGAACTGCATGTGTTGCAATGATCGCTCATGAATTCCATGTCCCTGTTATAGTTTGTTGTGAAGCTTTTAAATTTCATGAAAGGGTACAACTTGACTCAATATGCTCAAATGAACTTG GTGATCCAGATCTCGTTTCAAAGGTTTCGGGTAGACGGGATATTAACCACTTGGATGCTTGGGCCAATACTGAAAATCTGCAACTTCTAAATCTGAT CTATGATGCCACACCTTCAGATTATGTTTCAATGATTGTCACAGATTATGGCATG ATCCCCCCAACAAGTGTTCCTGTCGTTGTAAGGGAATATAACAGAGAACATGTGTGGATATAA
- the LOC131630554 gene encoding 7-deoxyloganetin glucosyltransferase-like: MDNKKPHAVLIPCPIQGHINPVFKLAKFLHLQGFHITFVNTEYNHKRLLKSRGPKAFDSFTTFTFVTIPDGLTPIDGNGDVSQDIPSLGQSIRKNFLQPFRELLSRLHDSASSGLVPPVTCIVSDTNMSFTIEAAEEFALPNVLFFPASACSLLCILHFRSFVEKGLTPLKGTTR; this comes from the coding sequence ATGGATAACAAAAAGCCACATGCAGTGTTGATTCCATGTCCAATTCAAGGCCATATAAATCCAGTATTCAAACTAGCAAAGTTTCTTCACCTTCAAGGCTTTCACATAACCTTTGTCAACACCGAATACAATCACAAACGCTTGCTCAAATCAAGGGGTCCAAAAGCCTTTGACAGTTTCACCACTTTTACCTTTGTGACCATACCAGATGGTTTAACTCCAATAGATGGTAATGGAGATGTTAGTCAAGACATACCTTCTCTTGGTCAATCAATTAGAAAGAACTTCCTTCAACCGTTCCGCGAACTTCTTTCTAGACTTCATGACTCTGCAAGTTCTGGTCTTGTCCCTCCAGTTACTTGCATAGTTTCTGATACTAACATGTCATTTACTATAGAAGCTGCTGAAGAATTTGCACTACCAAATGTTCTCTTTTTTCCAGCAAGTGCATGTTCTTTGTTGTGTATTTTGCACTTTCGTTCCTTTGTAGAGAAAGGTCTCACGCCACTCAAAGGTACTACTAGATAA
- the LOC131630546 gene encoding E3 ubiquitin-protein ligase UPL1-like, whose product MTKSWKGLTVVHFVSVDDLRANTEYSGYSAASPAIQWFWEVVQDLSKDKARLLQFVTGTSKEPLEGFSALHGISGSQKFQTHKAYGSPDHLPSAHTCFNQLDLPAYPSKQHLEERLLLAIHEASEGFGFG is encoded by the exons ATGACAAAGAGCTGGA AAGGTTTAACAGTAGTGCATTTTGTTTCAGTGGATGACTTGAGAGCAAATACAGAATATTCTGGATATAGTGCTGCATCGCCGGCTATTCAATGGTTTTGGGAGGTTGTCCAAGATTTAAGCAAAGACAAGGCTCGGCTTTTGCAATTTGTGACTGGCACGTCCAAG GAGCCTTTGGAAGGTTTTAGTGCTCTTCATGGAATTTCAGGCTCCCAGAAGTTTCAGACACATAAAGCATATGGAAGTCCTGATCACTTGCCTTCTGCTCATACTTG TTTCAATCAATTGGATTTGCCGGCGTATCCATCTAAACAACATTTGGAAGAGAGGTTACTGCTAGCGATTCACGAAGCAAGTGAGGGATTTGGATTTGGTTAA
- the LOC131630555 gene encoding proline-rich receptor-like protein kinase PERK8 isoform X2 — MASVTLSPNASPVVALPPSSSVVVLSPPPPSPQSNQTSNSPPPLSPSEPTALPPSDPSVPPPSPSETVPDTPPPSPPVSPPPSPTPPLSPPPSTTPPPSSPPPSPPPPVVTSPPPAPIVTSPPPAPVVTSPPPAPATAAPPPDETSPPPPNLSPPPPASGSPPPKSSKPSPPPPSPGNVSKPPSANPPPAPHAKPPKSTPSPPSPDASPPSVSQPPPSHDASPPSVSQSPPSPSTVPPPSTPSTLTSGPAATPTNETVHGGSPNVPLPSRPSVDGSGNIATNNTPSHSGGLNTGAAVTIGVVVSLIVLSLLGIAVFFVQKKKKGKGSRSDYAAPSPFTSSHNSGTLFLKPYTPANLNGSGNGSEYVYSPPEPSGVNNSRSWLTYEELIQATNGFSEQNLLGEGGFGCVYKGLLDGREVAVKQLKIGGGQGEREFRAEVETISRVHHRHLVSLVGYCISEHQRLLVYDYVPNDTLHYHLHDEKAPVLNWPIRVKVAAGAARGIAYLHEDCHPRIIHRDIKSSNILLDHNFEALVSDFGLAKLALDSNTHVTTRVMGTFGYMAPEYATSGKLTDKSDVYSFGVVLLELITGRKPVDASQPLGDESLVEWARPLLIEALDTEDFETLVDPRLDKNYNRNEMFRMIEAAAACVRHSSVKRPRMSQVMRAFDSMAEFSDLNNGMKPGQSSVFDSAQQSAQIKMFRRMAFGSQDSSTFFNDSQSSYGSRNQDSTTMLPQNKSRPWNVRDDPL; from the exons ATGGCTTCAGTTACTCTTTCTCCAAATGCTTCTCCTGTTGTTGCTTTGCCTCCATCATCTAGTGTTGTTGTTTTGTCACCACCGCCACCATCGCCTCAGTCGAATCAAACATCGAATTCTCCTCCTCCTTTATCTCCTTCGGAGCCTACGGCTCTTCCTCCTTCTGATCCTTCAGTTCCTCCTCCTTCGCCTTCAGAGACAGTGCCTGATACTCCTCCTCCTTCGCCACCCGTATCTCCTCCTCCGTCTCCAACTCCACCCCTTTCTCCTCCACCATCAACTACACCGCCGCCAAGTTCTCCACCACCATCGCCACCACCACCAGTTGTAACATCACCACCTCCTGCACCAATTGTAACATCACCACCTCCTGCACCAGTTGTAACATCACCACCTCCTGCACCAGCTACCGCTGCCCCTCCTCCCGATGAAACTTCACCTCCGCCTCCAAATTTGTCTCCACCACCTCCAGCGTCTGGTTCCCCTCCCCCTAAATCATCAAAGCCATCTCCACCACCTCCTTCTCCAGGTAATGTATCAAAGCCACCATCTGCCAATCCTCCTCCTGCACCACACGCAAAGCCACCAAAAAGTAcgccttcacctccttcacctgaTGCGTCCCCTCCATCAGTTTCTCAACCAC CTCCTTCACATGATGCATCGCCTccatctgtttctcaatcacctCCTTCCCCTTCAACTGTTCCACCTCCATCCACACCATCAACTCTTACTTCAGGACCTGCAGCAACTCCTACTAACGAAACAGTACATGGTGGCAGTCCAAATGTGCCATTGCCATCTAGACCAAGTGTTGACGGTTCTGGTAATATAGCCACAAACAACACTCCTTCACATTCAGGAGGGTTAAATACCGGAGCTGCTGTTACTATTGGCGTTGTAGTTAGTTTAATTGTCCTCAGCCTTCTTGGTATCGCTGTGTTCTTTgtacagaaaaagaaaaaggggaAAGGATCCAGATCTGATTATGCTGCGCCTTCTCCATTTACCTCGTCTCACAATTCAG GTACCTTGTTCTTGAAGCCATACACTCCAGCCAATTTGAATGGGAGTGGCAATGGTAGTGAATATGTGTATTCACCACCGGAGCCAAGTGGAGTAAATAATTCAAGATCATGGTTAACATATGAAGAACTAATCCAAGCTACAAATGGGTTTTCAGAGCAGAATTTGTTGGGAGAAGGTGGATTTGGTTGTGTCTACAAAGGTTTGCTAGATGGAAGAGAAGTAGCTGTAAAACAGCTTAAAATTGGCGGTGGACAAGGGGAACGTGAGTTTAGAGCAGAAGTTGAGACTATTAGTCGAGTACATCACCGTCATCTGGTTTCTTTGGTTGGTTACTGTATATCTGAGCATCAAAGATTGCTCGTCTACGACTATGTTCCCAACGATACTCTTCATTATCATCTACATG ATGAAAAAGCACCCGTTTTGAATTGGCCTATCAGAGTTAAGGTTGCTGCTGGTGCAGCTCGTGGAATAGCTTACCTACATGAAGACT GCCATCCACGCATTATTCATCGAGATATTAAGTCATCAAACATCCTTCTCGATCACAACTTTGAAGCTCTG GTTTCAGATTTTGGGCTTGCGAAATTAGCACTGGATTCAAACACACATGTAACTACACGTGTAATGGGAACATTTGG ATATATGGCACCAGAATATGCGACGAGTGGAAAATTGACTGATAAGTCTGATGTATATTCCTTTGGTGTCGTGCTTTTAGAGCTAATTACAGGTCGGAAGCCTGTAGATGCATCTCAGCCACTTGGTGATGAGAGCCTGGTTGAATGG GCTCGGCCTCTATTGATTGAAGCACTCGATACAGAGGACTTTGAAACTTTGGTGGATCCAAGACTAGATAAGAACTACAACAGAAACGAAATGTTTAGAATGATTGAGGCTGCCGCAGCCTGCGTGCGTCACTCCTCAGTCAAGAGGCCACGGATGAGTCAG GTTATGAGAGCTTTTGATTCCATGGCCGAGTTTTCCGATCTGAATAATGGAATGAAACCGGGGCAGAGTTCAGTGTTTGATTCTGCACAACAATCTGCACAGATCAAAATGTTTAGGAGAATGGCTTTTGGAAGCCAAGATAGTTCCACTTTCTTTAATGATTCTCAAAGTAGCTATGGAAGTAGGAATCAAGACTCTACAACTATGCTCCCGCAAAATAAATCCCGGCCTTGGAACGTTCGAGACGACCCTTTATAG
- the LOC131630555 gene encoding proline-rich receptor-like protein kinase PERK8 isoform X1, producing MASVTLSPNASPVVALPPSSSVVVLSPPPPSPQSNQTSNSPPPLSPSEPTALPPSDPSVPPPSPSETVPDTPPPSPPVSPPPSPTPPLSPPPSTTPPPSSPPPSPPPPVVTSPPPAPIVTSPPPAPVVTSPPPAPATAAPPPDETSPPPPNLSPPPPASGSPPPKSSKPSPPPPSPGNVSKPPSANPPPAPHAKPPKSTPSPPSPDASPPSVSQPPPLHDASSPSVSQPPPSHDASPPSVSQSPPSPSTVPPPSTPSTLTSGPAATPTNETVHGGSPNVPLPSRPSVDGSGNIATNNTPSHSGGLNTGAAVTIGVVVSLIVLSLLGIAVFFVQKKKKGKGSRSDYAAPSPFTSSHNSGTLFLKPYTPANLNGSGNGSEYVYSPPEPSGVNNSRSWLTYEELIQATNGFSEQNLLGEGGFGCVYKGLLDGREVAVKQLKIGGGQGEREFRAEVETISRVHHRHLVSLVGYCISEHQRLLVYDYVPNDTLHYHLHDEKAPVLNWPIRVKVAAGAARGIAYLHEDCHPRIIHRDIKSSNILLDHNFEALVSDFGLAKLALDSNTHVTTRVMGTFGYMAPEYATSGKLTDKSDVYSFGVVLLELITGRKPVDASQPLGDESLVEWARPLLIEALDTEDFETLVDPRLDKNYNRNEMFRMIEAAAACVRHSSVKRPRMSQVMRAFDSMAEFSDLNNGMKPGQSSVFDSAQQSAQIKMFRRMAFGSQDSSTFFNDSQSSYGSRNQDSTTMLPQNKSRPWNVRDDPL from the exons ATGGCTTCAGTTACTCTTTCTCCAAATGCTTCTCCTGTTGTTGCTTTGCCTCCATCATCTAGTGTTGTTGTTTTGTCACCACCGCCACCATCGCCTCAGTCGAATCAAACATCGAATTCTCCTCCTCCTTTATCTCCTTCGGAGCCTACGGCTCTTCCTCCTTCTGATCCTTCAGTTCCTCCTCCTTCGCCTTCAGAGACAGTGCCTGATACTCCTCCTCCTTCGCCACCCGTATCTCCTCCTCCGTCTCCAACTCCACCCCTTTCTCCTCCACCATCAACTACACCGCCGCCAAGTTCTCCACCACCATCGCCACCACCACCAGTTGTAACATCACCACCTCCTGCACCAATTGTAACATCACCACCTCCTGCACCAGTTGTAACATCACCACCTCCTGCACCAGCTACCGCTGCCCCTCCTCCCGATGAAACTTCACCTCCGCCTCCAAATTTGTCTCCACCACCTCCAGCGTCTGGTTCCCCTCCCCCTAAATCATCAAAGCCATCTCCACCACCTCCTTCTCCAGGTAATGTATCAAAGCCACCATCTGCCAATCCTCCTCCTGCACCACACGCAAAGCCACCAAAAAGTAcgccttcacctccttcacctgaTGCGTCCCCTCCATCAGTTTCTCAACCACCTCCTTTACATGATGCATCCTCTCCATCAGTTTCTCAACCACCTCCTTCACATGATGCATCGCCTccatctgtttctcaatcacctCCTTCCCCTTCAACTGTTCCACCTCCATCCACACCATCAACTCTTACTTCAGGACCTGCAGCAACTCCTACTAACGAAACAGTACATGGTGGCAGTCCAAATGTGCCATTGCCATCTAGACCAAGTGTTGACGGTTCTGGTAATATAGCCACAAACAACACTCCTTCACATTCAGGAGGGTTAAATACCGGAGCTGCTGTTACTATTGGCGTTGTAGTTAGTTTAATTGTCCTCAGCCTTCTTGGTATCGCTGTGTTCTTTgtacagaaaaagaaaaaggggaAAGGATCCAGATCTGATTATGCTGCGCCTTCTCCATTTACCTCGTCTCACAATTCAG GTACCTTGTTCTTGAAGCCATACACTCCAGCCAATTTGAATGGGAGTGGCAATGGTAGTGAATATGTGTATTCACCACCGGAGCCAAGTGGAGTAAATAATTCAAGATCATGGTTAACATATGAAGAACTAATCCAAGCTACAAATGGGTTTTCAGAGCAGAATTTGTTGGGAGAAGGTGGATTTGGTTGTGTCTACAAAGGTTTGCTAGATGGAAGAGAAGTAGCTGTAAAACAGCTTAAAATTGGCGGTGGACAAGGGGAACGTGAGTTTAGAGCAGAAGTTGAGACTATTAGTCGAGTACATCACCGTCATCTGGTTTCTTTGGTTGGTTACTGTATATCTGAGCATCAAAGATTGCTCGTCTACGACTATGTTCCCAACGATACTCTTCATTATCATCTACATG ATGAAAAAGCACCCGTTTTGAATTGGCCTATCAGAGTTAAGGTTGCTGCTGGTGCAGCTCGTGGAATAGCTTACCTACATGAAGACT GCCATCCACGCATTATTCATCGAGATATTAAGTCATCAAACATCCTTCTCGATCACAACTTTGAAGCTCTG GTTTCAGATTTTGGGCTTGCGAAATTAGCACTGGATTCAAACACACATGTAACTACACGTGTAATGGGAACATTTGG ATATATGGCACCAGAATATGCGACGAGTGGAAAATTGACTGATAAGTCTGATGTATATTCCTTTGGTGTCGTGCTTTTAGAGCTAATTACAGGTCGGAAGCCTGTAGATGCATCTCAGCCACTTGGTGATGAGAGCCTGGTTGAATGG GCTCGGCCTCTATTGATTGAAGCACTCGATACAGAGGACTTTGAAACTTTGGTGGATCCAAGACTAGATAAGAACTACAACAGAAACGAAATGTTTAGAATGATTGAGGCTGCCGCAGCCTGCGTGCGTCACTCCTCAGTCAAGAGGCCACGGATGAGTCAG GTTATGAGAGCTTTTGATTCCATGGCCGAGTTTTCCGATCTGAATAATGGAATGAAACCGGGGCAGAGTTCAGTGTTTGATTCTGCACAACAATCTGCACAGATCAAAATGTTTAGGAGAATGGCTTTTGGAAGCCAAGATAGTTCCACTTTCTTTAATGATTCTCAAAGTAGCTATGGAAGTAGGAATCAAGACTCTACAACTATGCTCCCGCAAAATAAATCCCGGCCTTGGAACGTTCGAGACGACCCTTTATAG